Genomic window (Hippoglossus stenolepis isolate QCI-W04-F060 chromosome 11, HSTE1.2, whole genome shotgun sequence):
TTTAGTAGCTGCTGTATTCAGGTCgatgcttttgttttgccattagaagctgctgctgctacaccAGATCATGTGACACCGTCTGTTGTGAATGGCCGTGTAagtaaaggaaaataaacacattttcatgtttttaatcagaAACCATCTAGCTTTTCAGTGACCTGtttaactgattcgatttttgtttccctctgggTTTGGTAAGCGGATACAAGAGAGCCAGCCACAGTCTGTGAATAATCCACCCAGCTATTgtatcagagctgcaggagttcTAAGGTACAATCGTGAGTCCGACGACAACAGGATAAATGTTCTAACCATTCTTCAGGAGGTACTAAGATCAAATTTCCACCTACTGTTGTAAATTCACACTCAGGGCAACTTCTGTTACTGATTAGCCCGATTGAAAACTTTTTTCCAGCTCCCACCTCTGTCAGAATTTGGAGTAAAATGTGAGTACTGTGGGTTAACGGCTAGACCTTCACTCAGTCTAACATGGATGCAGGAGCCTGAGGTGAGGCAGACAGGAAATCTACAAAGCAAAACCCCTCAAATTTTACCTGATGCACCATTGACCCCCTGTCCACCCTCTGTTTGTGTCCATCCTAGACAGCTCCACACTTTTGTTGTGCTCAGcatcagcagctgtgtgagatGCTGGTGAAGGAGAGAGCTTTGTGTGAGGGGACATGTGACCTGGCAACTgtaaaggaggaggatgagtttGTCGAAGACATACCAATTGGACATAAGTacgattttgtatttttaagacATAACAAATAAAAGACCAACAAATGTAGTCACTGCTAATCAGGAATGTATTTGGACTTTGTCATAGAGCACAGTCAGAGGTGAAAATCAACAAGGGTTACTCAATCCAAGCTGCGACTGAATCGTGTAAGTAACTGCTCAGTAGATTAGATACACATTGGAAACTTTAAATcacattgactgtatataaagatggacgacatgactgctccccataagtgaagccaaagagtctCCTCAGTGCTAATCaatggatgagacatggaccaaactaaaaagtacatatcaaatacatttttctcccgcattgtttctgtcattttaggtagttctcatcgcactgatgtttgttcaaatgttaattcttctgataagtttggttttaatttgttatttgctGTGATAAAAATCTgtggtgaaacgtcatgattgcctagtgattggttgagtgtgtgtattgatgGAACCCCGTCCCTGTGGCTTGACCCCTCGATCACTGCTGCCCaaactctggcttcaaatgcaCAAGAAAGCGCAGCgttcatatttttgtttcatttctggatggtgggaaGAAGTGGcgatgtgtcgtccatctttatatacagttttttGGCTTATCCATGTGGTCTTAGTGTGCATTCGTTTTAGGTGTTATTATTAATCTGCTCATATTATTGATGAGAACCTCAACATGTGAGACCAATAcactttgttttgtgctgtaaatTAGTCGCCCCAAGGTCAAACGTCCTCCGCTTCCGGCTCTCTTGTGCTCAAGGAAAAGGAAACTGGACAGTGTGTTCTAGTGGAGCGCCTGAGAGGTGCTTGAAAACTGAACAGGAGGAGCCTCAGGCGTTGGTCCCCTGTTGTGACCACAAGCCTCTTAAGTTTGGCATATGTCATCACCAGGTAACCCCAAACTGTCATGTTCTCTTTCCTGACCCATTGTTTGCTTCCTTTGTCAGTTTGACCCTCTGTGAGTGGAAAATGCTTTTCTCAAACTCTACAGCATCTTTTTGTAATATCTGCTTCCTGTTATGTGCCCCTTTCTAAATAGGAGACATCTAAAGCATTTTAGTCTGACCTTGTTTAATCTTACTGTGTTTATTTGCAGGATGGGGcagaatttcttcaaaaataTTATTCCAGTGGCAAAAAATGTCTTACCTTGTTCCGTGGCGGCTCCGCTCAGGTCTTGTATCCTCTCAGATTTAACGTTTGGAGATTTTATATCGTGTGATGAGATTTTTCAGTTAAAAAATGATATCAAAGTAGTAATAACAAAGATGGAAATTTGAACCAGGGCAAATCACATGTGTTCAATGATATATGCAATGAGACGTGCACTCTACAGTGGGTGTTCCCATCCTTATCGCCATGGTAACAGTTATCCCTCAGGCCACTTGGCTCTTGTTGTTGTCACTGAAGAGAATGGAAGTGTCTGCATCGTGTATGATGACAGCAAGGCCCCCAATCCAGCGATGAGAGCCGTGTTCCAGTCTGATGGCAGGGCTGCATGTTACCACAGCAATGGAAACATATGGTATTAAGGATAttacatctatatatatattagttgAATCCATATTCAGGTGTGCCATTAACcgtgtgcatttgtgttcatgttgcaGGCTGTCCTTAAACACATCAGGGGGTCAGTGTTTGGACGAGGCAGGTGCCAGAGTTTGTCGGTGGAGGTGGGACGGTCCCCTGCACCCCGTCTTCTTATCCCTCAACAAAGCTGTTGGGGTCCGAGTCATCGGGAGGAAAcaagtgtttgtttccttcctgGCTCAAGGACAACATGCAAAGTTCAGCGTGGGCACCTTCTGTGCTCAGGTAAAAGTGAagcattgtttacattttttgtcatCACATATTCACCTTGCACTTTCCAGAGCCTCCAGAAGCTGTGCAAAaagcttctgtctctttttcaatAACGTTTCTGCAGGATGTTAAATGTACCACTCTGACACTATGTCTTGAACCTCTCCTGATATGTTCTCCTTTACTGTGTTCAAATGCCAGTTAGGAACTTGTGATTCTGCTTGAGTGCTGCATCACATCAAATAAGTGTTGACCTTCATGTAACACTCACATTGACTCAATTTGTAGCTTTTTAAACAATGACATCTGGTAACTGTACATTTTAGGGTGAATCTGACACAGACGGCCCTGCTTCAGGACCGTCAGCAACTAAGGAAGAGCTCATAGCATTGGCAGCCAGGGACAGGACCCTCCTGGCCATTCAGAATCTTCATCAGTGCCTGATGAAGCATTGCCAGACCCAGCTGCCCAAGACCACATAGGTCACTCACCTCCACGTTGTTGCCCAAAGGCTACTGTCTTCAGGGATGTCTGTAACTCTATTACCTGTCTAGAAGATACATCCAAAGCTTACAATGCTGGATTTCCTGTAGCACTGTAACCTCAGTCTGTTTTGTCTCATCTAATCATTTCAGTGCAGAGCCTCAGGTCATGCTAATGACATTAAGTTGAGCTAAAAGATGTGCACTCATGACCTGGAACAGATTTTTCTGCTGTTATCTCTAAGCCATTCAGCAGATTTTCTCTATTTATTCCCgggtttcatttattaaaagtgAGTAGTCATAATATTATAAATCCACTTCAATGCACAGCCTCTTCTAAAAGTACGATTTCCTCAGGATATCATTTGCAACACCTTATTCTACCACATCAATCAGTAACCCCAAACACCACAACTTTACAGTTAAATAGTTACAATAGGTTTTATTCATCTTCATAGCTTCTTCCAagttatgtaaatataaaaattattCAGAAATCATACCAAGACATAATTTCCCAATGTTATTTTCACAACAGTGATGATTTTAAGTGTTGCATTTTCTACATGGCTAAGCTACTTAAAGAATAGAATAGTTAAAATTCTACATATGGCTCAGTGGTACAAATAACAACTGTTTTATTCACATAGATCAAATATATGCAACGAGTTAAAGACTATGAGAATCATTAATAAATTGATCCTCTTGGATCTACTGGTGTCAACTGGATGAATTCTGCGATCGTCTGAATGGTacaaaaaaatgacagaatggCCGGCACTGTTGCCATGGATCCCACTCTGGCGTCAGGGGCGGGATGTCTCGGAGGGACATCATGAAGAGTGATGGGAGCATCCAGTCTGTGCTAGCAGTTTTCCTACTTTCAGCGCAGACCTTCATAAACATCACTTCACAGCCCAGTGAGAAACCCACCTCGAACctagagaggcagagagagaaggtgatCTCATACACACAGCACTGACATGAAGTATGTCTCACTGGTGAGGAAAAACATTACGAGTTAAAAAGTTGACTGCGTAGTTTCAAAGTATTTCTTTGGTGAAAGCAGTGGCATGAACACTACTCACATGGAGGGGATTTTAGCTCCAGCCAGGACTTGAGGAGTAGGGTTAGGAGTGGTGGTGGGTGTCCATGTGGACGTTCATCTTCATCTCGTTGTCCAGGATTTGCACAAGCTGCTGCATGGAGGGCAGCTGACCTGACTCCAGTTTTGACCACACTGGCACATCTACAGAAAGACAATACTCACATCACTGCAATTCACTGTTTATGTTGCTTTGTCACACAACTTTATTCATATTACAATGATTATTTTTTGTAACACTTGTTTGCAGCCATAATGTTGTTCTGAGTGTAATAACAGTGGGGAAAAGCACTGGGTTCAGTCAAACAATGATGTGAATCACACTCACCATTCAGTGTGATTTCAAAAGCTCCTGTAGACATTAACTGGTTTTCGATCATATTGCTGAAGAAGAACACCATCATGCAGGCATATATCTGAAAGAAGCATGAGAGCAATCTCAATTAGAAAGTtccacatgaataaatattttcccAAGCTATATTACTGGCCATTTTCCCCCCAATTCTTCTTGAATCATGCTCTCACGATGGAATGGAATAGAGTAATGCactaaaaataaacctttaaatcacttcaacactgacgaCAAAGACCACTGGTATGAACACGCTGCACTATTTACAGGTCAACATGAAACTGCTTTAAGAAACTTTGAGGGGATAAGCTACAACTACAAATGAGGTACAGAGTCGGAGTTGAACTCCATCCTACTTGTGCGATCTAGTAGTTAAAGTCAGTTactcccccccaaaaaaactctTATATGTTCACACTGGGCAAACTTATCATATTTTATGCAACACCAAGACTGCATGTAAAAATGGACACAACAAGCCaaaacaggaaattaatgtTCCCCAAagtagtttctgtcattttagttagttCTAATCAAGCAgatatttgtttaaatgttttttttttcttactctcTGGGCTCTACTTGCTGTGGACATATTGACATAGAAGGTTTCGTGGTaccagatttatattttgacTCTTGTTGCAGGTTTCTTATTCTCTTCAGTTCGCAGGATTGTCAGGAATTAACCGATTTGTGTATATGTGACACAGGCACAACTCGCACAGAGGCGTCCTTACTGATTGAGATTAGGACACAGTGAGAATATGGAGAAGCAAATTACAAGCCCTAGATAAATTAATGAGACTGGATTACGTTTCTCAAATCATTTGGTTAATCAATAGTTGTCAGGACATAAAGTTTAATGTAATATCGGAATCATTCTGACAATATATGTAGAGCAGCTTCAAATATGAACAGAGCTGCCTGGAGTCCATTAGAGTGATGTCAAAACAAATTGAAAGacaaatgctttttaaatctttatgcTGTGTATGTAATTAAGTATGTAATTGTAAACATAACTTTACGTCAGCCACAGCTTTCTgttgaaacataaaaaatgacTATAGTGCAAGATTGTTTATTTGCAGATATCAGATGTGAGCAGTCACTGGCCATTCTCCCTCTGAGCCTTTAGCATGGGTGCAACCCTGAGGAcacatttaacaacacaacCTGAAGACCCTGAACATACAGCTAATGAAATCCCACGGGTTTGGTTGTACTTGGCAGAGTGCATGTACACGGCTGCATCACAAACACCACGCACTTTCCTTCGTTTCTACAGTCTAGTCATGTTCCTGTGTGAAATCTGTGGTGACTACCTGCATGTTCAGCAGCATCATACTGACTCCATACATATTCAAATTACAGTTCTCTTCCATAGGTTCATAGTTCTACATGTATTTCCAGGAAACCTTACCTTATTCCCCTGGCCCCACTCCCAGATGCCTGGAGCTTGCATACCAAGGAGGGCAAATGGATCCCTACCGATGATAATCAGCCCAATCACCAGCAGTTTGAATATAGACAGGAAGGAAGAAATGTGTctgagggaagaaagaaaaagaaactggatCTTAATACAATTTCCAACACTGCACCAGCGCACTGATGTTATGGCAACATTAAGACACATCATGCGTCATCCAATGTTGTTATTATGACAGAGAGACGTCAAAAATTCCTCCTTTCTGTGATGAAACTAATCTCTGGAGAATATATCAAGAGTTCAATAAACGTGTGAACTCGAATTTGTCcatttgtatataaaataatagaaaagcTTTCACTGACAATAGTCCTTTACACAATATAAATTGACAAAATAAATTCTGACATCATTATCAAATAGGTGCATACTCCTGTAGCAATTATTCCAGTCTGTTGTGAGAAACTGATCCACTGTATCAGTGACAGTTTATTAGTTATACTACTATCTAGATCTACAGCAGTCAAATACAACAGTCCTGCAAAAGATCCTACATTCGATAAGGTTTGGATGTTTTGAGAATTTTTGCCAAGTAAAATTTTGTAACAAGTGTTTTTGTACTAAACCGCATTAGTTTTAACAAGGTGTGCCTAATAAATTGGCAACTAAGCATATGTCAAGCACTCATACCTTCCCCAAATATACCAAGATCAAAATCTACAGTATGCCAGCAATAACAAGCAACATGAATTGCACAAGGAAACCACAATTATAAAAACCGCCGCAGACGGATAAGGCCGGCTGCATGTGAATTCCACTTCCTCAGTCAAATCACGGCTAATCACAGGCAGCTTTCAGCCTGCTTTAATAAAGCTGGACATAATCCTATTGTTACAAGGCAGACAATCTCCCACTCTCTTACCGATAGACGGGAATAGGAAGATAGCTCTCCCCATCGATGCGGATGTCTGGGTACCGCTGGTACAAGGCCTGCGTGTACTCCTCAAACACCCGCTTGTACCCTCAGGAAATGCTGTGGGAAGACGAGCACACAGTTAGAAAGACATGCACTGGGTCAAAGGCGGGAAAGACAACAATACAACGATCTGAAAGTTAAATTGTGAGCTGGACCATGACATCTGAATTTCgatctatacatatatatacagcttttgttttgtttctggttGTTTTCATCGCACAAGAGCCGTTACATACCGACATCCATATTATTGGTAGTGGGCGTCACAGAATTTCTATGAATTACCTATCTTCAGATAATCTGAAGTAATCGTATCTTTTTCTATTTACTGATTAGCCTACAGCTGACATTGTTTCGTAAATCGCAACATTGGTGTGGACCTACAGATGAAGGTTGTTGTATATGCCAGCAGGGGGCACTACTTGTTCTCATTCACAGCATTTTCGATCTCAGCGTCACTCTAACAGGCATAATCTATAAAACTAGAATGTTACTTATACAACGTAATTCCAGACACAGGGAATTGTACTGGGATTTGAAATAACCTTAATATCAGTACAGACAACATGTCTGTGAAGactctcagtcatccaggtgaAGGAAtattcagaagttgtacaaatGTACCGACTGTCACAGGGTTTATCGACAACTAGCTTGTTTGACAGCAGAGCTGAGAGGCTGTGTCTAAAAATCTTCACGAGAAAGTCTAAAAATCTGAACTTCTCGGTAATATACCCTTCCTGCCCTGTGTTTCAACAGTAGCCGAGTCATTCCGCTAATAACTAACTGGGAAAGGCTCCTTCTCCTCTAGCCAACATGCTAACACGAGCTAACCCCCTGCTAGTAAGCTGCTACTGATCTTTACGGCCTGCGGTGCTGTTAGCCGGAGAGTTGCGCTAGCCGGCGATGATGACTCGCCATCTTTCCGCTCAGTTCGCCTCACCAGATCTGAAACTTGAGCAGGGGCCCCGTGGCGAACtgcatcttcatcttcttcacgCCGCTGCTGTCACCAGACGTGGCGCAGCACAGCGAGAAAGCTCCCAGAGCGAGGAGCAAGAACCGCGGCCACTTCATCTCCATCCGTTCCGGCGTTTGTTTCCTGGATCCTCGGCTCGGGCGCACAGAAGTGGGCGGGGGGTGTTAATCTGTACATGTCTCTGATTggttcctctccttcctctgcctctgatCTTGTGTTGTAGACGCAATCGGTACCAACATCTACCGCCCCCTATCGGTTTGGCTGTTCAACTGACCTGGTGTAAAGGGAATGTCTGTAGTTTAGTGGTCAGTTTAAAACCCCTTTTCTAACACTTTGTAATAACGTTCAGTCATAAGTCATTTATATCTTCTGTTCagtttattggcaggtggcaaccaacagcgaggtgcattactgccatccACTGGATCTGCCTCTTCTTCCTGACTGCTCCACCaatctccttccttctctttcccttGTGATTTGTCCTTTACTTTGAAGCCACTCCTCTGACTGTACTTTGATTTCTTTGATCTCTGACCGTTATATTCTTCAGGACTATGATGAGTgttgaagagaggagaaggctATATAGAAGACACATTAGATGGCTGTGAAGCACCTTGACACCTTGAAAAGCACAAACAGATAAATGATTTAAGAGATCGATAGAAATTCAAACCTCAGACTCACCATGTACACAACCAGATTCAAACTGATTGCAGAACTGGTGGAATTCCCTCCAGTGGGCTTGCTTGACATTATGCTTGACTATAACGACTTGATTCGCCGTAAACCGAGCTTGATTCAGCGTTTGGAGCAAATTGAGATATGCTGGGACACGGCGATGGATTTATGCACACTGATTGTTGACTTCTTCTTCAGGGAAATGGAAAAGACGATCAACCCAATCGTTTCCGAGTGGGAAGAGAAAGCCACAAGCATATATTCACACTTACGACCCGAGCAGTGTTTCTTCGGTGTAGCTGAGCACCGCATCCTGAAGGACACATTCAACATCCTCCCAAAGTTCTTAAGTTGCATTTTTACAAACAACTACCGGAAGATCAAATGTGGCAGCATACAGGAATTGAGCTGGTTAATGGgtgaacatttaatttcattgatGGCTGAACACTTAGCCATGCGACTCCCAAACACGACGAATGAGAAACCCATACATTTTAGGAGAGGATATTGTCTGTTTCAACGTTTTGAAAAAATGATGGCTCTAATTAGCACATCAGCAACATGTGTGCACTATGGTGAGTGCCAGTGCGGAGCACCGCTAAAGcaagacaaaaacacatacCGCTGCTTGGACGACCGAGACAGTCACGCAATGTACATGTCCATTATCAAAGACGGCTTTTCAGTAGATTATTATACATCAAATAGAGCAGTGATGGAAATCCTGATAAAGAGTGCAAATACTGATGCTGAAGAGGATTCAGATTCTCCTCCTGTCCCTTATAGCTTAAAGAAGTGCGGACAGTCTGATGCTCACACAGCCATAGCGTCGGATGATCTCAAAACTCAAGTACTGTTTTCCTTGGTTCTTACAGGGCTTGTAAATGAAACCATGGAGAAAGCCCATGTAAGACTGTGTCCCGCAGATTTCAACAGGATTGTCAAAAATCTGACAGAGAAGGCAAAGCAGCAGATCCAGCTCAGCCCTGTAGGCACAATCAAGGCGAATGATGTCAAGATCTACAAGGCTCTGTACAAAGACCTGAATGAGAAAATTGGCTCTGAGTTGGAGCTTCTGACAGGCATGGAGTCTCAGGTGATCGATGACATCATTATTGAGGCCTTGAGGATTCACTTGACCAATCCGCCTACACAGAGGAGCGCTTTCGCCAGGTTCTTCTCATCTGTGGGCAGACTCATCAGGAAGCCATTCAGTACCTGCTTGGTCACCGCTCCATCTCCAAAccataaattatttaatttaggCATTTGAAAATAGACACATAATGCTTTAAGTAAGATACTGCAGATGTTGTGTTTATCCTACACTATAATGAGTGTCATGTATTCCTTGTGGAGGGGAAACGTTAGAAACTCCGCGACTTCCACATCGTTAGGGTGGGATCATTTCCCCCcagtgtttattgttgttttgtatctATTAGGACAACAAAAACGGTTACCAATGGTTATATAATTATTTACGAAAGACAACTGAAGCTAAACATGTGATGGACAACAATGCTGTTAAATCGCCtttgactgtttataaagccTGACAGCtttatgatgttttttattaacatATTACACTTGtaaagagttttaaaatgaaaaacaaatgaaaaatagcCACACTtcataaatgtatgtgtgtttccaATAAAACATTATTGTGTAATTGATAATGAATTCATCCATATATTTTTCCTTACCTTAAATCAGGTTGTGCATGTCCTCAGAGAGGAAGGGCAGCATGGGTTGGTCTGCTTGATACATGGTGAGGAAGAGGTTGATTTCTCTCGTAATGCTGTTAAATATCCCCCATTTCACTGTGAAGAGAGGATCAGCACAGCAGGTATTCAGCCAGCACAGACTATAGAGTCCGTGCTTAACTTCTCAACACCTCATACTTGTGCAGTATGTGCAACCCGCAAGAACTGATGTTGATCAGCGACTTCCCGACGTCATTCTGCACTTGCTTCTGGAGTATTTCGAACACTTTCTAATGCACGTTTGGCCCGTCCATTGAGATTTGGATGAGAATCGCGATTCCAATCTCTGAAAGCAAGTCCTAAATTTCTCAGCGATATCTTGAGCTGATGAATGGCCCATAAACTCTGAGCCGATGTATTCAGTCTTCAGCTTGGGCCTGTCCCATAATCTGACATGCATGTCTATCTGTTTAGCCTGTAAATAGTGGTTCAGgatttcatcaaataacaagACATACAGTCTTTGCTTCGGCACCAATGACAAAGTCAGTTTCTTAAAATAAGGAGCCAGTCCAAGTAGTAGTAGTCGATTTTTTAGCGCATTACTCAAGCTAAACCAGAAGCATCAGACTGTGCAACGGATCAGCGATCAATTGGACgaaaacaggaagaggatgacAGTAGGAAATCAATGGAGATAAATCACAGAGATAAATCGTGGAGTTAAGCGCTGGCTGTCAAACAGGCTTGAGAGTTTCAATTAAAGCGAACCCCATAAGGTAAGCTTAACGAATGGATGTCCACAATAAAGCCATACCTATATGGAAGAATGCGGCTGGCATATTGACTGCCGTCTGTTTGGGAAGACTGCCTGATTGACTGTGGATTGAAACACCGGGCATTACTCTGATGGCAAGGCTCTCCGGTGTTGAATTAATCTCCATGGTGTGACATTGTGAATATTCACACTGTTTCATTGaatttgctgctgctctgctgctatGTGGTGATGACACAAGGAAAAAAATCCCAAAGGAAAGAAATTGATGGTGGAAAATCAGTCAAATAAAATCTGGCGTGGCAAGGTCTGAAATGGAGTGTGAAAATCAAACTAACAGCTAAGGCccctgaaaacaaaaatgaagaatTTCGGCATTCACTAAGAATCATTGTGAATTATGGAGTCATGGAAATGTATTGGTAAAAATGTGTATGAACcctgaataattaaaataataccCCAAATATACAAAACCATTACACCTTGTCTCACAACCAcaaaaatcataataatattctTATCAAATCCATCCATGGCTCTTGGAAAAGAAGCTATctcattttattgtattttttaaaggcTGTGGGATAAAATAACCCACACCAACATCCCAACATTATATGACAACAGTTTTTTCTTGCTTGGGAAGAGGAGTGTAAGAGGAGGTCATTGATTCAGAGATGGAGCCATGACCGAAGCATTTGTCATTTctacataattatataataactTCTGGAAGTGCAATTggtaacattttttatttgtcctaaTAGatattaaacaacaataaacaccGGGGAAAAATGATCCCAAGCCTAATGATGTGGAAGTCACgaagtttttaatgtttccccTCCACAAGGAATACATGACAATCATTATAGTGTAGGATAAACACAACATCTGTAGTATCTTACGTAAAGCATTATGTGTCTATTTTTAACCAACACCAACATCACAACATCACAGGGGGCTCATTGGTTCGGAGATGGAGCGGTGACCAAGTAGGCACTGAATGGCTTCCTGATGAGTCTGCCCACAGATGAGAAGAACCTGCCGAAAGCGCTCCTCTGTGTAGACGGATTGGTCAAGCGAACCCTCAAGGCCTCaataatgatgtcatcaatTGCCTGAGACTCCATGGCTGTCAGAAGCTCCCACTTAGAGCCAATTTTCTCATTCAGGTCTTTGTACAGAACCTTGTAGATCTTCAAATCATTTGCCTTGATTGTGCCTACAGGGCTGAGCTTGATCTGCTGCTTAGCCTTCTCTGTCAGATTTTTGACAATCCTGTTGAAATCTGCCGTACTCATTGTTACATGGGCTTTCTCTATGGCTTCATTTACAAGCCCTCTAAAAACCAAGGAAAACAGTACTTGAGTTTTGAGATCATCCGACGCTATGGCTGTGTGAGCATCAGACTGTCCGCACTTCTTTGAGCTTTTGTGATGTGAGATGCAAGGGACAGGAGGATAATCTGAATCCTCTTCAGCATCAGTATTTGCACTCTTTATTAGGATTTCCATTACCGCTCTATTGGATGTATAATAATCTACTTCAAAACCGTCTTTGAGTAATGACAAGTATATTGCTTGTCCGTCTTCTTCATCCAGGCTGCGGCATGTGAATGGGTCATCCTTTGTTAGTGCTCCGCACTGGCACTCACCGTAGCGCATGCATTTAGCTAATTTGCTAATTAGAGCTGtcattttttcaaaatgttgaagCTTAGACCCTAAATTAACAAATTGCAGGCATCTGAACTGTGTTGGGAGTTGCATGGCCACGTCTTCGGTTGTCATCATCGCTATATGTTCAGCCATAAACCAGCTCAATTCATATATGCTGCCACATTTGATcctctgtttattgtttgtaaaAACGCCACGGAAAAACTTTGGGAGGATGTTGTACGTGTCCTTAAGGATACGGTGCTCATCTACACTAAAGAAACACTGCTCAGGTAGTAAGTGTGAATATATGCTCATGGCTTTGTCTTGCCACTCGGAAATTATTGGTCTGATCCTCTGTTTGATTTCACTGAAGAAGAAGTCAACAATCAGTGTGCATAAATCCTTTGCCGTGTCCGAGGATATGTCATATTTGGCCAAACTCTGAGTCAAGCTCGGTTTACTACGAACCAAGTTGTTGAAGTCCATCATAATGTCAGACAAGTCCACTGGAGGAAATTCCGACAGTTCAGCGATCAGTTTGAATCTGGATGTGGACATGGTGAGTCTGtggtttgattttaatatttatctgtttgtgcttttacat
Coding sequences:
- the LOC118118282 gene encoding uncharacterized protein LOC118118282: MRPSFSSESTPTGSFSSCCIQVDAFVLPLEAAAATPDHVTPSVVNGRRIQESQPQSVNNPPSYCIRAAGVLRYNRESDDNRINVLTILQELPPLSEFGVKCEYCGLTARPSLSLTWMQEPETAPHFCCAQHQQLCEMLVKERALCEGTCDLATVKEEDEFVEDIPIGHKAQSEVKINKGYSIQAATESCK
- the LOC124851101 gene encoding glutamate-rich protein 6-like — encoded protein: MRAVFQSDGRAACYHSNGNIWLSLNTSGGQCLDEAGARVCRWRWDGPLHPVFLSLNKAVGVRVIGRKQVFVSFLAQGQHAKFSVGTFCAQGESDTDGPASGPSATKEELIALAARDRTLLAIQNLHQCLMKHCQTQLPKTT
- the LOC118118283 gene encoding thioredoxin reductase-like selenoprotein T1a is translated as MEMKWPRFLLLALGAFSLCCATSGDSSGVKKMKMQFATGPLLKFQICISUGYKRVFEEYTQALYQRYPDIRIDGESYLPIPVYRHISSFLSIFKLLVIGLIIIGRDPFALLGMQAPGIWEWGQGNKIYACMMVFFFSNMIENQLMSTGAFEITLNDVPVWSKLESGQLPSMQQLVQILDNEMKMNVHMDTHHHS